A single genomic interval of Rosistilla ulvae harbors:
- a CDS encoding DUF1254 domain-containing protein has product MKTYSIAYAAVTAVAVTFIASGRHDVGAADAPTVPSPTETKALAEQGFIYGLPIVMNYAVMYEYAVDKGGSQFKAPFNQLKNEPRVYTYKDTAVITPNSDTPYSFTWLDLRAEPIVLTVPAVEKERYYAVMMCDGNTYNYGYIGSRATGNDAGSYMVVGPDWKGEKPEGINEVFTSTTPFSLVAYRTQLFDPADMPNVIKVQDGYKVEPLSAFLKQPAPEAAPAIDFIPATTAGIKENFWSYLDAALQYVPETKMDKEIRTKLATIGIGPNKTFEMKELSPEHKNAIIDGMKAGDEKISTYLASGMTNVNGWQIGSLPGDEAHYNGDWLMRSGTAKAGLYGNSAAEAVYPLTRVDGNGETLDCSKNNYTITFPAGQYPPVNAFWSVTMYDGKSQYLIENPINRYLINSPMIPNMKKGDDGSLTLYIQKNNPGGDLEANWLPAPNDTVYLVMRLYWPTTEAPSVLPPGKGSWKPPGIVKAK; this is encoded by the coding sequence ATGAAAACCTATTCGATCGCCTACGCGGCTGTCACTGCCGTCGCGGTCACATTCATCGCAAGTGGGCGACACGACGTCGGCGCGGCTGACGCGCCGACGGTTCCTTCTCCTACGGAAACGAAAGCGCTCGCCGAGCAAGGGTTCATATACGGGCTGCCGATAGTGATGAATTATGCCGTGATGTATGAATACGCTGTCGACAAAGGGGGCAGCCAGTTCAAGGCCCCGTTCAACCAGTTGAAGAACGAGCCGCGTGTTTACACCTACAAGGACACCGCGGTTATCACACCCAACAGCGACACGCCCTACTCCTTCACATGGCTCGATCTGCGAGCCGAGCCGATCGTGCTGACCGTCCCGGCTGTCGAGAAGGAACGCTATTACGCCGTCATGATGTGCGACGGAAATACCTACAACTACGGCTACATTGGCAGCCGTGCCACCGGCAACGATGCCGGCAGCTACATGGTCGTCGGTCCCGATTGGAAAGGCGAAAAGCCCGAAGGCATCAACGAAGTCTTCACCTCCACCACGCCCTTCTCGCTGGTCGCGTATCGGACCCAGTTGTTCGATCCCGCAGACATGCCAAACGTGATCAAGGTCCAGGATGGCTACAAGGTGGAACCGCTTTCCGCCTTCCTTAAACAACCCGCACCTGAGGCCGCCCCGGCGATCGACTTCATTCCGGCGACCACCGCCGGTATCAAGGAGAACTTCTGGAGCTATCTGGATGCGGCGCTTCAATATGTTCCCGAGACGAAGATGGACAAGGAGATCCGCACCAAGCTTGCGACGATCGGCATCGGCCCGAACAAAACATTCGAGATGAAAGAACTTTCGCCAGAGCACAAAAATGCGATCATCGATGGGATGAAGGCGGGGGACGAAAAGATCAGCACCTACCTGGCTTCCGGTATGACCAACGTCAATGGTTGGCAGATCGGGTCGCTGCCGGGGGACGAAGCTCACTACAACGGCGACTGGCTGATGCGCTCCGGCACCGCCAAGGCCGGACTTTATGGCAACAGCGCCGCCGAGGCCGTCTACCCGCTGACTCGCGTGGATGGCAATGGTGAGACGCTCGATTGCAGCAAGAACAACTACACGATCACCTTCCCTGCAGGGCAATACCCGCCGGTGAATGCGTTTTGGTCGGTGACGATGTACGACGGCAAGTCCCAGTATCTGATCGAGAACCCGATTAACCGCTACCTGATCAATTCACCGATGATTCCGAACATGAAGAAGGGAGACGATGGATCTCTCACCCTGTACATCCAAAAAAACAATCCCGGCGGCGATCTGGAAGCCAACTGGTTACCGGCACCAAATGACACAGTCTATTTGGTGATGCGGCTCTACTGGCCAACGACCGAAGCTCCGTCGGTCCTTCCGCCCGGCAAAGGCAGTTGGAAGCCACCAGGCATCGTGAAGGCGAAGTGA
- a CDS encoding DUF1214 domain-containing protein has translation MTMKTNIFAITLTLAGALTAATANAQSDAAAPIVVNVDNFNKAQTDFEFEGILKMSGINQVHSNRTPTPIDKQNVIRMNRDTLYSIGVINISKGATVTLPDSGKRYMSLMVINNDGYVNDVYYGGGSHELTLEKFQTPYVGVVIRTLANPEDPSDLAIAHKLQDKIQIDAGSDQPFVLPNYDKTSYKATLDAILELAKGLKRYTQTFGSKAEVNPVHFMIGTASAWGGLPDKAAQYINVQPNLPVGEYEIVVKDVPVKGFWSISLYNEAGYFQQNKYNAYSLNSLTAKPNSDGSYTIRFGGDPDTTENCLPIMEGWNYAVRMYEPSQAIIDGSWTFPGPPTKRNK, from the coding sequence ATGACCATGAAAACAAACATCTTCGCCATCACATTAACTCTTGCCGGCGCACTCACCGCGGCGACCGCCAACGCGCAATCCGATGCTGCCGCACCAATCGTTGTCAATGTCGATAACTTTAACAAAGCGCAGACCGACTTTGAGTTTGAAGGAATCCTCAAGATGTCGGGCATCAACCAGGTTCACAGCAACCGGACGCCGACGCCAATCGACAAGCAAAATGTGATTCGAATGAACCGCGATACGCTTTACAGTATCGGCGTGATCAACATTTCCAAAGGTGCGACGGTAACGCTTCCCGATAGCGGCAAGCGTTACATGTCGTTGATGGTCATCAATAATGACGGGTATGTGAACGATGTCTATTACGGCGGTGGCTCACATGAATTGACGTTGGAGAAGTTTCAGACGCCTTACGTCGGCGTCGTGATTCGTACCCTAGCGAACCCGGAAGATCCTTCCGATCTGGCGATCGCCCACAAGCTGCAGGACAAGATTCAGATCGATGCCGGATCGGACCAACCGTTTGTTCTGCCGAACTACGACAAAACCAGCTACAAGGCGACTCTCGACGCGATCCTTGAATTGGCAAAGGGGCTGAAGCGATACACCCAGACATTTGGTTCCAAAGCCGAAGTCAACCCGGTTCACTTCATGATCGGCACCGCATCGGCTTGGGGCGGCCTGCCGGACAAGGCGGCTCAGTACATCAACGTCCAACCGAACCTGCCGGTAGGCGAATATGAAATCGTTGTCAAGGATGTTCCCGTCAAAGGCTTTTGGTCGATCAGCCTCTACAACGAAGCGGGCTATTTCCAACAGAACAAGTACAACGCCTACAGTCTCAATAGCCTGACCGCCAAGCCAAACAGCGATGGTTCCTACACCATCCGCTTCGGCGGAGATCCCGATACGACCGAGAACTGTCTTCCGATCATGGAAGGCTGGAACTACGCCGTCCGCATGTATGAACCGAGCCAAGCGATCATCGACGGCAGCTGGACGTTCCCGGGCCCGCCGACCAAACGAAACAAGTGA